A region of the Salvia splendens isolate huo1 chromosome 11, SspV2, whole genome shotgun sequence genome:
CGTCGCTCGACGAAGCTGACGGAGTCACCGCCGCCGATTGGATCGAAGGAAGCCCCATCGCCTCCAATCCGTATCCGACCGAATCGACAGAGCTGTAGCCCATCATCGGCAGCTGATTCAACAGCCCTTGATTGATGAAAGTAGACGAAGCCATCGTCGGATTCGAGGCGTCCAGCGACATCGTGAGGCCGCCGCCGTTGCTGTCGTGGTAGAGCTTCAGCTGGCGGTGATGATTATTCGAATTCGGTGTGGAATTGATCAtcagcggcggcggaggaggagcgAAGGCGAGGAGCGGAGACGGGTTGTGGCGGTGGGATACGGcgaggagagaggagagggacGGTATGGTTGTTTGTGGCGGCGGATTGTGGCGCTGCTCCTCCTCgaattgttgttgttgttgttgtcgtTGCCTGTGGTCGAAGGGGTAGATTGGTAATCCGGCTTTCAGGCGCCGCTTCAGGCGAGTGTTCCAGTAGTTTTTGATCTCGTTGTCTGTTCTTCCCGGAATCtatcaaatcaaattaaaaaaaaaacatacaagccaaatttaatactccatttcAGTTACCAAAAAAACTTGAGAACGAATTGGCCTTctaaacacacactaaaaaaACACATACTTGTAGAGAAGCCATACAAGACAAAATTTAAAGgtttaattacaaaaaataaatttgtgaAAGAATTGGCTTTCACTTAATAATACACATACATAAAGAGCCATAGAGAGACACGAGAAGCTTCAAAAACCAAATTTAATGTTtcaattacaaaataaaatggaaaactTGAGAAAGAATTGGCTTTTACTTACTCATACAACTTGATGAGCCATACATTGAGAGACATGAGAATCCATTACAAGCCAAATTTAATgtttcaaaaacaaaaaaaaaaaagaaacttgAGAAAGTAATGGTGAGAAAGAATTAGCCTTCacccaaacacacacacacacatatatatgtatgtatacatAGAGACTTGAGAAGCCATAGGAgccaaatttaatatttcaattacaaaaaaaaagttgagaAAGAATTGCCCTTCTCCctaacacaacacaacacaacacacaTAGAGAGAGACTTGATAAACCATACAAGGCAATTTTAATGTTTCAATTACCAAACAAAGAAACTTGAGAATGAAATGGTAAGAAAGAATTGACTCTCTccccaaaacacacacacatatatagatATGTttcaatcacaaaaaaaaaaaaaaacttaagagaaagagaggagagagagggaCCTGAGAAGCCATGCGAGCCCATTTGTTACCCATTTGGGAATGAAGCTCAACAATCAGGCCTTCTTCCTCCAGAGAGAAAGCTCCCTTCTTAAGATTGGGCCTCAAATGGTTAGCCCATCTCAGCCTACAGCTCTTCCCGCACCTCAAAAGCCCCGAGTTCCTCTGCACCGCGTTCCAGTTCCCCTCCCCGTGCTTCTTCACGTATTCGATCAACACCAAGTCCTCAGCCGCCGTCCAAGGCCCCTTCTTCAACGTCGAATTACAACTCCTTAAACCCTTACCAACCTCCGGCTCCATCAACCCTTTTCTTCGAATTGATGAGAGACTTAcacaaagaaagaaaaaaagaaagaaagagaggtGTTGAGTAAAGGAAAGAATGGAGACTGTGTGAGAGTGTGAGAGGTGATGGTAATTTATAGGTGAAGCCTTATACTTCGGCCCCTTGTTGAATGCTCCTCCTCCATTTTACAATTTGCTTGTGAAATTACTAAATTGCCTCTTCCTTTCTAATTGAGGGTAATCGGTGATAAAGCTAATTTGCCTGTAAATACACGAGCTATAATTGCGTTttggttttttgtcaaaaattaGATGTATGGACTTCTGGCTTTTCGAGTTTGGAATTTTGCTAATTACTTGATTTTTCGGAGCTTGACACGAGATTCGCAAGGTGTATTAATTTTGATAGAAATCTATGGGTTTCATCCTAAAactaattggtgataggaggaggggcctatgagacttatatactagttttagttttctcttgacaccgatgtgagacagttatatgttatatttttagtttcaattgccaacaaatTTCTTATACCGCATGGTGTATGAATACAAATTCCGGTAGAATAAAAGAGGAAAAGATAGAGTTTTGTGACTATAGATTTTGAGCCATTCCGTGACTACTTTCGGTGAGTATCTTTGGATTTTAAATCAGTCTGAGTTGTTCGCCTGCGAAATTTACACTCATGGGAATCCCAAAACTTAAATgttcatgtattttttttaaaaaatagtgctagttaaaaaaatacatttattaattattaaaaaaataataacaataaatcaaaaaaagaaatactcctttcgtcgcacaatatgagtcatatttggtttggacacaagttttaaaaaatgtaaagaaaagtgagttgaataagctagtggaatgtaggtctcacttatatatatattaggtttatactagtaataaaatgtgagtggaataagttaatggaatgtgagccaatacttaccatttatagtaaaagtgaaatatgacattTACTGTGCGACTGCATGGAAATGACACAATAGAATTCTTATTATGGGATGCAGGGTGTAAAAAGAAAGTATGGGTTTTGGTTTATGCAATGACCTTGGTCCAAATTCATATATCATTTCTGTACTTTTGCATGTTTTTCATGAACCATGGTTTCGTCACGGTATTCAATATCTATATTTTAGTATGAGATCATAGTAATCTTTTATAATTCACATGTATTGCACTTGATTTTAAGTTACTTACCTTATTTCATAAATTGTCGATATTCAATTTAATGTTATATGCCTTTGTTTCTAAATGTGTAATAGTGGAACACCTATAAATTTGAGTTTGATGGACAaccttgataaaaaaaaatatatgttatAACTTTAATTAATCTATCTTGATccattaaataaagaaaaagctAAGATACTTTCCTATCGTACTGAGTAATCCACAAGCAAGCATTCCACTTCATAATATTCTAAATttgtaaaattgaaaaataaaataatctctTCGTTTCAAGATAGATGTAATTATGTAACACTTAGGCGATGACATgtgattttaaaatattttgtttagtgtgttaaatagagaaagaaaaagtagttaaaaatattttctctgtcttcttgattcttagTTCGTATGAAATATGTAATAATTGTAAATATTATAATCTTGAAAAATAAGTTCGAATTTACTCTCTGTAAGAATTAAAAAGTGTTTGGAACAAGTTTAAAGTGGGCTTAGATAGTTCCGGTCTTGGGCCTCCAGCGAGAATGCGTTTCAGTTAGGCTTTTGTAAAAGCCCAATAGAATTCCATGTAACCAGTATTCATAATGGGCCTGACTGGTTTAGCCCGAATCAGTTCAATTACTAGATTTAGGCGTTAGAAGATCTTCTCAGTCAAATTCGCGCAAGGAATCCACCAATGGATTTGACTCCTCTCCACGG
Encoded here:
- the LOC121755187 gene encoding transcription factor MYB101-like encodes the protein MEPEVGKGLRSCNSTLKKGPWTAAEDLVLIEYVKKHGEGNWNAVQRNSGLLRCGKSCRLRWANHLRPNLKKGAFSLEEEGLIVELHSQMGNKWARMASQIPGRTDNEIKNYWNTRLKRRLKAGLPIYPFDHRQRQQQQQQFEEEQRHNPPPQTTIPSLSSLLAVSHRHNPSPLLAFAPPPPPLMINSTPNSNNHHRQLKLYHDSNGGGLTMSLDASNPTMASSTFINQGLLNQLPMMGYSSVDSVGYGLEAMGLPSIQSAAVTPSASSSDGAGEFEAAGRSRSGLLEDLLVGNLREEETDFDFSRGGSSSNDSNGGVDTKAPGMGITPMDDELMSLLDNFPLSAPIPDWNEEDESESPILTNGTSNRMHSQPINSEYNPVAGSCLWNNMPSIY